One genomic region from Phorcysia thermohydrogeniphila encodes:
- a CDS encoding right-handed parallel beta-helix repeat-containing protein, which yields MSLRRLVGLIVLTVFLVANSPLAYAFTFLKEDVYEKAIKKFFVVPPKGTVKIVPKRLSFKPEKVKEAEEKLKKLTPEEVLKAVPKKCNGGKFYFLPVKYLYFLPFREYYIKWWEEAPNLKILVLTKGNFSLEWLWKKIKNDKVIEKDGDAYILKVPVIVARGANLVIRNTELRMALEPGCPILVIGKIFIISSKVVAWDTKNNKFSPLPHIAKENFYLYGTQKQRPYILAIRSGKLIIVDSYFSGLGYKGLFSSFGLGLNTWVSKKLKVSPVVKLLDMPVSREQPELKRVNKLVRSLLEQEYSTGIFLGNDIIANYMGFYSNEARNVVFVGNYVKDNALYNYDPHDWTKNQLVAYNVFENAGKAHGLIFSRFTTGVVIGNVSVGNHGAGIMMDRKSEAIIYRNVVFGNRLGGISLLESDRNFIVNNVVTRNRSYGIYLRNSLDVFVKGNRIFKNPSYGFEVAAADIGYQIYRNLYTDPYHMAASAWLEENDFHLNFAGEVMVANGGAIALYKNEFYPQPRLFMGDISKYTDEIMRNQDKEPVVIPGYGILEERKKVRPDVSGYLERIELNLVRAGNDESRTAIGVLKLFKAHKEAEEYGESAKTRAEKREGIKWLLSAASRGETQGLVILGANSLVDKKLQEEGIMLVAEAAVLGSVNARYILFLLPVFSEVSRKEVNSYVDKAIERIENGKLVDCALFGAKNACFKVGPKEREFFRKQILNFKRQFSLSGSRDYWEFFRKNVEDVVTTGYKKKVDTLKVVIVKKNAGMRKYINWEKERFHDVEIGFLEGYPELVRYIRKNFATIKAWTLMLKQDDDADFKQIEKDVRQNLEKMNLFRLRKVDVDKLMNHLRQGYFNAQGVE from the coding sequence ATGAGTTTAAGAAGGTTAGTTGGGCTTATTGTTCTGACAGTCTTTTTGGTGGCTAACTCTCCGTTGGCCTATGCTTTTACCTTTTTGAAGGAGGACGTTTACGAAAAGGCTATTAAGAAATTTTTCGTGGTTCCTCCAAAGGGAACGGTTAAAATAGTTCCGAAGAGACTCTCCTTTAAACCCGAAAAAGTAAAGGAGGCTGAGGAAAAGTTAAAGAAGTTAACGCCGGAGGAAGTTCTAAAGGCTGTTCCCAAGAAATGTAACGGAGGAAAATTTTACTTCTTGCCTGTAAAGTACCTTTACTTTCTGCCCTTTAGGGAATACTACATAAAGTGGTGGGAGGAAGCTCCAAACTTAAAAATCCTCGTTTTGACTAAAGGAAACTTTTCCTTAGAGTGGCTCTGGAAGAAGATAAAGAACGATAAAGTAATTGAAAAAGATGGGGACGCCTACATTCTTAAAGTTCCTGTAATTGTCGCTCGGGGTGCTAACCTCGTTATCAGGAACACAGAACTGAGAATGGCCTTAGAGCCGGGTTGTCCGATTCTCGTCATCGGAAAGATATTCATAATAAGCTCTAAGGTTGTAGCTTGGGATACCAAGAACAACAAATTTTCTCCTCTTCCCCACATTGCAAAAGAAAACTTCTACCTCTACGGAACGCAGAAACAGAGACCTTACATCTTAGCGATTCGTAGTGGAAAGCTGATTATCGTAGACTCTTACTTTTCCGGCCTTGGGTATAAAGGGCTCTTTAGCTCTTTCGGCCTTGGCCTTAACACTTGGGTTAGTAAGAAGTTAAAGGTTAGTCCCGTTGTAAAACTCCTTGATATGCCGGTTTCTCGTGAACAGCCGGAGCTTAAAAGGGTAAATAAGCTTGTTCGTTCTCTCCTTGAACAGGAATACTCAACAGGAATATTCTTGGGGAACGACATTATAGCCAACTACATGGGATTTTACTCCAACGAGGCAAGGAACGTAGTGTTTGTTGGAAACTACGTTAAGGATAACGCCCTTTACAACTACGACCCCCACGACTGGACCAAGAACCAGCTCGTTGCTTACAACGTCTTTGAGAATGCGGGAAAGGCCCACGGCCTAATCTTTTCAAGGTTTACCACAGGGGTAGTTATAGGAAACGTTTCTGTTGGGAATCACGGCGCTGGCATAATGATGGATAGAAAGTCGGAAGCAATTATCTACCGCAACGTTGTTTTTGGTAACAGGCTGGGGGGAATTTCCCTTCTTGAGAGTGATAGGAACTTCATCGTGAACAACGTGGTTACGAGAAACAGGTCCTACGGTATATACCTTAGGAACTCCTTGGACGTTTTTGTTAAAGGTAACAGGATTTTCAAGAATCCAAGTTACGGCTTTGAAGTCGCTGCTGCTGACATTGGTTATCAGATTTACAGGAACCTCTACACGGACCCCTACCACATGGCGGCATCTGCTTGGCTTGAAGAGAACGACTTTCATTTAAACTTTGCCGGTGAGGTAATGGTAGCTAACGGTGGAGCAATAGCTCTCTACAAAAATGAGTTCTACCCTCAGCCAAGGCTCTTTATGGGCGATATTTCAAAGTATACCGACGAAATAATGAGAAATCAGGATAAAGAACCCGTTGTTATTCCCGGTTACGGTATTTTAGAGGAGAGGAAAAAGGTTCGTCCTGATGTTTCAGGTTACCTTGAAAGGATAGAGCTTAACCTTGTAAGGGCTGGAAACGACGAGAGTAGGACTGCCATAGGAGTTCTGAAGCTCTTTAAGGCTCATAAGGAAGCAGAAGAGTATGGAGAATCGGCGAAAACCCGAGCGGAGAAAAGGGAAGGTATAAAGTGGCTTTTATCGGCTGCGTCCCGTGGAGAAACTCAAGGACTTGTAATACTTGGAGCAAACTCTCTTGTAGATAAGAAGCTGCAAGAAGAAGGAATAATGCTTGTTGCCGAGGCAGCGGTTCTTGGTAGCGTTAACGCCCGTTACATCCTTTTCTTGCTACCTGTGTTTTCTGAAGTGAGCAGGAAGGAGGTTAACTCTTACGTTGATAAGGCGATAGAACGTATAGAGAATGGTAAACTCGTAGACTGTGCCCTTTTTGGAGCTAAGAACGCTTGTTTTAAGGTAGGACCAAAGGAAAGGGAGTTCTTCAGGAAACAGATATTAAACTTTAAGAGACAGTTTTCTTTATCAGGGAGCAGGGATTACTGGGAGTTTTTCAGGAAGAACGTGGAAGATGTTGTAACCACTGGCTACAAGAAAAAAGTAGATACACTTAAGGTCGTTATAGTTAAGAAAAACGCTGGTATGAGGAAGTATATTAACTGGGAAAAGGAAAGGTTTCACGATGTTGAGATTGGTTTCCTTGAAGGTTATCCAGAACTTGTTCGCTATATAAGGAAGAACTTTGCTACTATTAAGGCGTGGACCTTGATGCTTAAGCAGGACGATGATGCAGATTTTAAACAAATAGAGAAAGATGTTCGCCAAAACCTTGAAAAGATGAATCTTTTCCGTTTAAGGAAGGTAGACGTTGATAAACTCATGAACCATTTGAGGCAGGGGTATTTCAATGCGCAAGGGGTTGAATAA
- a CDS encoding alginate export family protein: MRKGLNKLALVFVFLLYFLTGEASSNSLSGDRDYYCVQLVTSPYPSQLVEMATELSGRFEDVRVEKIGSLYTLRVGFWDRVREGKDVLRELKRRFPSAFMRVCAYKPERWIFPSKVVRKREQEVEEVENRVPEEKSESVAQELHSEEEKEGVLPSWLREGILELPKWFKQAVFSEDKPLDVAASESAKSASSESFTEGALFLKYYLNLYARVADSLESGTCKLEGKDLVLKPGVKFAWSMTDKLSLWGDVRVGGAYQKFLDTHRKKFWLDIRQLYISNRPIFDPNYYGFVFSAGRVLVSEPRGFWFYNSIDGIRVDYLSTLLSGSLWLGKRINDVYVTNNEERSNISGYTYLVGTVDYQYRYRQHIHLFYVKEYRGSSASVGDTFDVWSPVKEKENLNWVGGRWTYSWDDRFEGRKVDLWLDVGYMWGDRDILETQRVGCTATSEVISVASASMDGGGFELGGKYIDNDVGIGARVAGGTEYFYQPRLSSNREHLFGPNTIRYYGEYTNPDLTNTLIFSVFGGYQWKENHWIELNILKYNLVNKDQGTSFSRYFPSPNGKDGDLGWEIDFILEGEEKGLSAKWRYYLIGSYFEPGSAYDGVSEVDRSYGLFLNIKRYW, encoded by the coding sequence ATGCGCAAGGGGTTGAATAAATTAGCTCTTGTTTTTGTTTTTTTACTGTATTTCCTAACTGGTGAGGCCTCATCAAATTCTTTAAGTGGTGATAGAGACTACTACTGCGTACAGCTTGTAACATCTCCCTACCCCTCTCAACTTGTTGAAATGGCTACGGAACTTTCTGGGCGTTTTGAAGATGTTAGGGTAGAAAAGATAGGCTCTCTGTACACTCTAAGGGTTGGTTTCTGGGATAGGGTTAGAGAGGGAAAGGACGTACTGCGAGAGCTCAAAAGGCGTTTCCCTTCAGCTTTTATGAGGGTGTGTGCTTATAAGCCTGAAAGGTGGATCTTCCCGTCAAAGGTGGTTAGAAAGAGAGAGCAGGAGGTAGAAGAGGTAGAGAATAGAGTTCCTGAGGAGAAGAGTGAGTCTGTAGCTCAGGAGCTCCACAGCGAAGAGGAAAAGGAAGGAGTACTGCCCAGCTGGCTTCGTGAAGGTATTCTGGAACTTCCCAAATGGTTCAAGCAGGCCGTTTTCAGCGAGGATAAACCTCTTGACGTTGCAGCCTCTGAGTCTGCTAAGTCTGCCAGCAGTGAGTCCTTTACGGAGGGAGCTCTCTTTTTGAAATACTACCTTAACCTCTACGCCCGTGTTGCAGATAGCTTGGAGTCAGGAACGTGCAAGTTAGAGGGTAAGGATCTCGTTCTAAAGCCGGGCGTGAAGTTCGCTTGGAGTATGACCGATAAGCTCAGCTTGTGGGGAGATGTAAGGGTAGGTGGCGCTTATCAGAAGTTTTTGGACACTCACAGAAAGAAGTTTTGGCTTGATATAAGGCAGCTTTACATCTCCAACAGGCCGATTTTTGACCCTAACTACTACGGTTTCGTTTTCTCAGCTGGACGGGTTCTTGTTTCAGAGCCGAGAGGATTCTGGTTCTACAACTCCATTGATGGAATAAGGGTAGATTACTTGAGCACCCTGTTAAGCGGTAGCCTCTGGCTTGGAAAGAGGATAAACGACGTTTACGTAACCAACAACGAGGAAAGGAGCAACATCTCTGGATACACCTATCTTGTAGGAACTGTTGATTACCAATACCGCTACCGCCAGCACATTCACCTCTTTTACGTTAAGGAGTATAGGGGAAGCTCGGCTTCTGTTGGTGATACCTTTGACGTTTGGTCTCCTGTGAAGGAAAAGGAAAACCTAAACTGGGTAGGGGGTAGGTGGACCTACTCTTGGGACGATAGGTTTGAGGGTAGAAAAGTTGACCTTTGGCTTGACGTAGGGTACATGTGGGGAGACAGGGACATCCTTGAAACCCAAAGGGTTGGTTGTACTGCTACAAGTGAAGTGATTTCTGTTGCAAGTGCTTCTATGGACGGTGGAGGATTTGAGCTTGGTGGAAAGTATATTGATAACGACGTTGGAATTGGAGCTCGTGTTGCTGGCGGGACGGAGTACTTCTACCAACCGAGACTTTCAAGCAACAGGGAGCACCTCTTTGGTCCAAATACAATTCGCTACTACGGCGAGTACACCAACCCTGACCTAACGAACACTTTGATATTCAGCGTCTTTGGCGGATACCAGTGGAAGGAGAACCACTGGATAGAGCTAAACATCCTTAAGTATAACCTCGTTAATAAGGACCAAGGAACTTCTTTCTCCCGTTATTTCCCTTCTCCTAACGGAAAAGACGGTGACCTTGGATGGGAGATAGACTTCATCCTTGAAGGAGAAGAAAAGGGGCTTTCGGCAAAGTGGCGTTACTACCTCATAGGTAGCTACTTTGAGCCCGGCTCTGCCTACGACGGAGTAAGTGAAGTTGATAGGTCGTATGGACTTTTCCTCAACATTAAGAGGTACTGGTAA
- a CDS encoding tetratricopeptide repeat protein, protein MKRVVLFLLALLMFVSCADLRRAELLYLQGKVEEASKELKELADRGFPRANFLLGKIALEEGDTEKAISYFKRAYELGYVPAAKEIATLYMSLGDEEEALVWLEIAAEKGDVSAEYLLYKYRLQIALREGDERGVRRVLKKLNYFARAKKFPKAYVLIGDYYYQHGKVEEAIKYYRRAYLNGFTKAGLKIASIYLSLGKKKVAMELYKELYAKGVKQAAYRLGKLYEKEAKSVELGYCPVADAKTAEDYLRLRKEIEKKKEAVLKEAIEWYRRAGDYLPARYRLLRLKWISSGNPCGDYQVMLRFAQNGVRDAYKDLVKLYAAGSCPAPEGVSKVLSSLERRFALEGGRQERAPQGVSEATKWVREAKRLLTAAPSKAKVYLEKACRAGSEDAEIELASLLKKKNPALAEAVFLYHASKGNPKAMFLLAQLYLEKGLKEKAFSWLEKAASLGYRPAIDYMLDQGEVQKALEFVKRLKDTDPCFYHLVMSKVYGEGLGVKPDFKKALEHLKLADQKNCPQAKLRLAQIYYSSGKYKKALKYVQKYLKYNKNDGLALALLAKIYLKFGNTEKAVDYLVKAIENGYSPQLLELQFLFNDLKDKKIRKMKLSNALLIFLADKLVDSNFNASVCYAYRAALNRATGAAIFILRLGTRVDTQEQAEFLKKVAENPKVCAKYLRALQSRLRRGNLTLSSLIEYLSSVGSSKKG, encoded by the coding sequence ATGAAAAGGGTAGTTCTCTTCCTGCTTGCTCTGCTAATGTTTGTTTCGTGTGCTGATTTAAGGAGAGCGGAGCTCCTATACCTACAGGGAAAAGTAGAAGAGGCATCTAAGGAGCTAAAAGAGCTTGCTGATAGAGGATTTCCCAGAGCAAACTTCCTTCTCGGTAAAATAGCATTAGAAGAGGGGGATACGGAAAAGGCAATTTCCTACTTTAAGAGGGCTTACGAGCTTGGTTACGTTCCTGCAGCTAAGGAGATAGCTACTCTTTACATGAGTCTTGGAGACGAAGAAGAAGCGTTAGTTTGGCTTGAAATTGCAGCTGAAAAGGGAGACGTTTCTGCTGAGTATCTACTTTACAAGTATAGGCTACAGATAGCCCTCAGGGAGGGGGATGAAAGGGGAGTAAGGAGGGTTCTAAAAAAACTTAACTACTTTGCCAGAGCTAAAAAGTTTCCAAAGGCTTACGTTCTCATAGGGGATTACTACTACCAGCATGGAAAAGTAGAGGAGGCTATTAAGTACTACAGGAGAGCATATCTAAACGGCTTTACAAAAGCCGGTCTGAAGATAGCTTCTATCTATCTTTCTCTCGGCAAGAAGAAAGTGGCAATGGAGCTCTATAAGGAGCTCTACGCTAAAGGGGTTAAGCAGGCTGCTTACAGGCTTGGAAAGCTCTACGAGAAAGAGGCTAAAAGCGTAGAGCTCGGCTACTGTCCGGTGGCCGATGCGAAAACGGCGGAAGACTACCTAAGGTTAAGGAAGGAGATAGAGAAGAAGAAAGAGGCCGTTCTTAAAGAAGCTATAGAGTGGTATCGTCGCGCTGGCGACTACCTACCCGCGCGGTATAGGTTGCTCAGGTTAAAGTGGATATCTTCGGGAAATCCTTGTGGAGATTATCAGGTTATGCTCAGGTTTGCTCAAAACGGAGTTAGGGACGCCTACAAGGATCTTGTAAAACTCTACGCTGCTGGTAGCTGTCCAGCTCCGGAAGGGGTTTCTAAGGTTCTAAGTTCCCTTGAGAGACGTTTTGCCCTTGAGGGAGGAAGGCAGGAAAGAGCTCCACAAGGCGTTTCTGAAGCGACTAAGTGGGTTCGTGAAGCAAAGAGGCTCTTAACGGCAGCTCCATCAAAGGCTAAGGTTTACCTTGAAAAAGCCTGTAGGGCTGGAAGTGAGGATGCTGAGATAGAACTTGCAAGCCTTCTTAAGAAGAAGAATCCAGCTTTAGCTGAGGCCGTTTTCCTCTACCATGCCAGTAAGGGTAACCCCAAGGCTATGTTCTTGCTTGCTCAGCTATACCTTGAGAAAGGTTTAAAGGAGAAAGCTTTCTCTTGGCTTGAAAAGGCCGCTTCCCTTGGATACCGTCCTGCTATAGACTACATGCTTGACCAAGGGGAGGTGCAGAAAGCCCTTGAGTTTGTGAAGAGGTTAAAGGACACCGACCCCTGTTTTTACCACCTTGTTATGTCTAAGGTGTACGGTGAGGGTTTAGGGGTAAAACCGGACTTCAAGAAGGCCTTAGAGCACCTAAAGCTTGCAGACCAGAAGAACTGTCCGCAGGCTAAACTGCGTTTAGCTCAAATTTACTACTCTTCCGGTAAGTACAAAAAGGCCTTAAAGTACGTTCAGAAGTACTTAAAGTATAACAAGAACGACGGACTAGCTTTAGCCCTCCTTGCTAAAATTTACTTAAAGTTTGGCAATACAGAAAAGGCAGTTGACTACCTTGTAAAGGCTATTGAGAACGGTTATTCTCCTCAGCTCTTAGAACTCCAGTTCCTCTTTAACGACCTTAAAGACAAGAAGATAAGAAAAATGAAGCTCTCAAATGCGCTCCTCATTTTCTTGGCCGATAAGCTGGTGGACAGCAACTTTAACGCCTCCGTATGTTACGCTTACAGGGCAGCCCTTAATAGGGCAACAGGTGCAGCCATCTTCATCTTAAGGCTTGGGACAAGGGTGGATACGCAGGAGCAGGCAGAGTTCCTGAAGAAGGTTGCTGAGAACCCAAAAGTTTGCGCTAAATACTTAAGAGCCCTACAAAGCAGGCTGAGGAGAGGAAACCTTACCCTTAGCTCACTCATAGAGTACCTATCTTCCGTCGGTTCTTCCAAGAAGGGGTAA
- a CDS encoding ABC transporter ATP-binding protein — MPLVELRNVTKSYFQGELEVKVLKGISLSVERGEFVAIMGPSGSGKSTLMYILGCLDRPTSGEYYLDGKNVLELSDDELSQLRSRYIGFVFQAFYLVPYLSVLDNVMLPVEYLDSKYRRELFSKTTPERRAREILERLGLSERLHFKPDQLSGGQKQRVAIARALINSPEIILADEPTGQLDSESGKAVMELLTELNKEGKTVIVVTHDKAVASYAKRIVRIKDGQIVE; from the coding sequence ATGCCTCTCGTAGAGCTAAGGAACGTTACCAAGTCCTACTTTCAGGGAGAACTTGAGGTAAAAGTTCTAAAGGGTATATCCCTCTCTGTAGAGAGAGGGGAGTTTGTTGCCATCATGGGACCTTCGGGTTCGGGGAAATCAACCCTTATGTACATCCTTGGCTGTCTTGATAGGCCAACTTCTGGCGAGTACTACCTTGACGGTAAGAACGTTCTTGAGCTCTCAGACGACGAACTCTCGCAGCTCAGGAGTAGATATATCGGTTTTGTCTTTCAGGCCTTTTATTTAGTTCCGTACCTTTCTGTCCTTGACAACGTTATGCTTCCGGTTGAGTATTTAGACTCTAAGTATAGAAGGGAGCTCTTTTCTAAAACTACTCCTGAAAGAAGAGCAAGGGAAATCTTGGAGCGTTTAGGGCTTTCTGAGAGGCTTCACTTTAAGCCTGACCAGCTTTCTGGAGGTCAAAAGCAGAGGGTTGCGATTGCAAGAGCTCTGATAAACTCTCCTGAGATTATCTTAGCGGATGAACCGACAGGCCAGCTTGACAGTGAATCAGGAAAGGCGGTGATGGAGCTCTTAACGGAGCTGAACAAGGAAGGAAAAACCGTTATCGTCGTTACCCACGACAAAGCGGTAGCTTCTTACGCTAAAAGAATCGTGAGGATAAAGGACGGGCAGATAGTGGAATGA
- a CDS encoding ABC transporter permease, which translates to MIGLYLRDLVFSLLHNKVRTLFALLGIVFGVSSVVLIVSAIEGSSLQANRVIKKLGPDSVLIVSGSIGKGPRGLFRNLGLSDVKEIERLEGIFALTYGIVKPTTVAGGRLSKFSSVFGVGENWLVSWDYRVELGRGFTEEDFKEKRKVAVVGHDVSDFLFPGENPIGKILLIGRTPFRIIGVYKRKGKTPNGHNLDNRVFIPYRVFDKVVEKTFNKVSVIRFRVLSLSDYDKIVDETRKILLKRHKPDDFTLITPLVVRKFLSMLSATFALFLGIASTTALVVGGFVLSSIFYINVYTRQWEIGLRRALGATKRAILLRILLESLIIAVVSLLPGSLLGFAAVKFILPLLNVPVVYPVKAFIVSATFSVAVCLFAAYFPAKRASLFEPVHALRRKV; encoded by the coding sequence ATGATAGGGCTTTACCTTAGGGACCTTGTCTTTTCCCTTCTCCACAACAAAGTAAGAACGCTCTTTGCCCTCCTTGGAATCGTCTTTGGAGTCTCCTCCGTTGTTCTGATAGTTTCCGCCATTGAGGGGAGCAGCCTTCAGGCCAACAGGGTAATAAAGAAGCTTGGACCAGACTCCGTTTTAATAGTTTCCGGAAGTATAGGGAAAGGACCTCGTGGGCTCTTTAGGAACTTAGGACTCTCAGACGTCAAAGAAATAGAAAGGCTTGAAGGGATATTTGCCCTTACCTACGGAATTGTTAAGCCAACGACCGTTGCAGGTGGCCGTCTTTCAAAGTTTTCCTCTGTCTTTGGGGTGGGTGAGAACTGGCTCGTTTCTTGGGACTACAGAGTTGAGCTTGGAAGGGGCTTTACAGAAGAGGACTTTAAAGAAAAGAGGAAGGTCGCCGTCGTTGGACACGACGTTAGCGACTTTCTCTTTCCGGGCGAAAACCCAATAGGGAAGATACTTCTTATAGGCAGAACCCCTTTTAGAATCATCGGCGTTTACAAGAGGAAGGGCAAAACCCCCAACGGCCATAACCTTGACAACAGGGTGTTTATTCCCTACAGAGTCTTTGACAAGGTGGTAGAAAAAACCTTTAACAAGGTTTCGGTTATAAGGTTTAGAGTTCTGTCCCTTTCAGACTACGATAAGATAGTGGATGAGACAAGGAAAATACTCCTCAAGCGCCACAAGCCCGACGACTTTACGCTAATAACTCCCTTAGTTGTCAGGAAGTTTCTCTCTATGCTCTCTGCAACTTTTGCTCTTTTCTTAGGAATAGCCTCAACCACTGCCCTTGTTGTTGGAGGGTTCGTTCTGTCTTCCATTTTCTACATAAACGTCTATACCCGCCAGTGGGAAATAGGTTTACGGAGAGCTCTCGGAGCTACTAAAAGGGCTATCCTTCTAAGAATTCTTCTTGAAAGCCTCATTATTGCTGTTGTTTCCCTCCTTCCGGGAAGCCTCCTTGGGTTTGCCGCCGTTAAGTTCATTCTTCCTCTCCTTAACGTTCCCGTTGTCTATCCCGTCAAGGCCTTTATAGTCTCTGCTACTTTTTCTGTAGCCGTTTGCCTCTTTGCAGCCTACTTCCCGGCAAAGAGGGCTTCTCTCTTTGAGCCAGTCCACGCTCTAAGGAGAAAGGTGTAA
- a CDS encoding ABC transporter permease translates to MGLKPLLSYFRENKKRMLLSVVGVAIGVFSLTLMMGITGAMRQAVLKALGDLGANVIVVVPGDFKNLGGRTIQISFYPTLILDDAKAIKDKCPSVSLVAPYKKVAPNVHFGGKFLRAEVFGLTPEYEKITGYGVACGRFLNEEDLEEIRQVAVIGTDVARELYGEPCPVGKTIYLFYAPYKIVGVMEKRGTDISGENLDMRVYIPLTSAMRRIANVDYLDGIYVLPSGDLEEAEKEVKSLLLKRHGTEDFTVSKFEDLANTRKQAMEIFSKLSVIVAVIAFGVGALGILAVMTLSVYERLVEIGVRRAFGATKWDIFKQFLFESALLSISGALFGVLFAVLFVLLISHFAGWPFYLPVRGALISFSLSVLIGLLSGVYPALRATSFEPREVLRDV, encoded by the coding sequence ATGGGTTTAAAGCCACTCCTTTCTTACTTTAGGGAGAACAAGAAGAGGATGCTCCTTTCAGTAGTTGGAGTTGCCATTGGGGTTTTCTCCCTAACCCTTATGATGGGGATAACAGGAGCTATGAGGCAGGCGGTTTTAAAAGCTTTAGGAGATTTAGGGGCGAACGTAATAGTTGTTGTTCCCGGAGATTTCAAGAACCTTGGCGGAAGAACCATTCAGATTTCCTTCTATCCTACCTTAATCCTTGATGATGCTAAGGCGATAAAGGATAAGTGTCCTTCCGTTTCACTTGTCGCTCCCTACAAAAAGGTGGCTCCTAACGTTCACTTTGGTGGAAAGTTTTTAAGGGCTGAAGTTTTCGGTTTAACTCCGGAGTATGAGAAGATAACCGGTTACGGCGTCGCCTGCGGAAGGTTTTTAAACGAGGAGGATTTAGAAGAAATTAGGCAGGTTGCTGTAATTGGTACGGACGTGGCGAGGGAGCTCTACGGCGAGCCCTGTCCCGTCGGGAAAACCATTTACCTTTTCTACGCTCCCTACAAGATAGTCGGCGTGATGGAAAAGAGGGGTACAGACATAAGCGGAGAGAACCTTGATATGAGGGTTTACATTCCCCTAACTTCTGCCATGAGGAGGATAGCTAACGTTGACTACTTGGACGGGATTTATGTTTTACCCTCAGGCGACTTAGAGGAAGCTGAGAAGGAGGTTAAATCTCTTCTATTAAAGAGACACGGGACAGAGGACTTTACCGTAAGTAAATTTGAGGACTTGGCCAACACCAGAAAGCAGGCGATGGAGATATTCTCAAAGCTATCAGTGATTGTAGCTGTGATTGCCTTTGGGGTCGGAGCTCTTGGAATCTTGGCCGTAATGACCCTTTCTGTTTACGAGCGTCTCGTTGAGATAGGGGTGAGGAGGGCCTTTGGAGCTACGAAGTGGGATATTTTTAAACAGTTCCTGTTTGAGTCGGCGCTTCTTTCAATAAGCGGAGCTCTCTTTGGAGTTCTTTTTGCCGTTCTCTTTGTTCTCCTAATATCCCATTTTGCCGGCTGGCCTTTTTACTTGCCTGTGAGGGGAGCTCTCATATCTTTTTCCCTCTCTGTCCTCATAGGCCTTCTCTCCGGGGTCTATCCTGCCCTTAGAGCTACCTCCTTTGAGCCGAGAGAGGTTTTAAGGGATGTTTAA
- a CDS encoding ATP-binding protein, which translates to MRKEVLKEVIVSFQRRELPQVISRDLRLPIDSGKIVTLVGVRRSGKTYLLYQVIKELREKVSPENIVYINFDDERLEFKKEELNLILEAYRELYPDKKLSEVYFFFDEIQNVEGWEKFIKRIYEVETKRLFITGSSSKFLSVEIATALRGRTVSYEVYPLSFLEFLRFKGLRVSPTDIYDVEVKSKVKKLFEEFLIWGGFPELAFVEDEELKLRILQEYFEVMLFRDLVERFGLKNLPVVKYFLKRAVESVSSPFSVNNVFNELRSAGYKVSKDTLYFLLDAAESVYLVKLLEKFSRSVLKRELSQKKLYVIDNGLINAVSFFKDRGKLLENLLFRELLLSYGKIFFYKGKKECDFVAFKGEKPFLFQVAYTLEEEKTLKREVGALIEACNFFSQKEGLIITYDEEKEIEKDGIKIKIVPAWKFLMSS; encoded by the coding sequence ATGAGGAAGGAAGTTCTCAAAGAGGTGATAGTTTCTTTTCAGAGGAGGGAGCTCCCCCAAGTTATCAGTCGGGATTTAAGACTTCCCATAGACAGTGGGAAGATTGTAACCTTAGTTGGGGTAAGAAGGAGCGGAAAGACCTACCTTCTTTACCAAGTTATAAAAGAGCTAAGAGAAAAGGTAAGTCCCGAAAACATTGTTTACATAAACTTTGACGATGAAAGGCTTGAGTTTAAAAAAGAAGAACTCAACCTCATCTTAGAGGCCTACAGGGAGCTCTACCCCGACAAGAAACTTTCTGAGGTCTATTTCTTCTTTGACGAGATTCAGAACGTAGAAGGCTGGGAGAAGTTTATAAAGAGGATTTATGAAGTAGAGACGAAAAGACTCTTTATCACAGGTTCAAGTTCTAAGTTTTTATCCGTAGAAATAGCTACAGCTCTTAGAGGTAGAACGGTAAGCTACGAGGTCTACCCCCTTTCTTTTCTGGAGTTCTTACGCTTTAAAGGCTTAAGAGTTTCACCTACCGACATTTACGATGTTGAAGTTAAAAGTAAAGTAAAGAAGCTCTTTGAGGAGTTCCTCATTTGGGGAGGATTCCCGGAGCTTGCCTTTGTAGAAGACGAGGAGCTGAAACTTAGAATACTTCAGGAATACTTTGAGGTAATGCTTTTTAGGGATTTAGTTGAAAGGTTTGGCCTTAAAAACCTTCCTGTAGTTAAGTACTTCTTGAAAAGGGCAGTAGAGAGCGTTTCTTCTCCCTTTTCTGTAAATAACGTTTTTAACGAGCTAAGGTCTGCGGGCTATAAGGTTTCAAAGGATACTCTTTATTTCCTCCTTGATGCGGCAGAAAGCGTTTACCTTGTGAAGCTCCTTGAAAAGTTTTCCCGTTCTGTCCTAAAAAGAGAGCTGAGTCAAAAGAAACTCTACGTTATTGACAACGGCCTCATTAATGCAGTTTCTTTTTTCAAGGACAGGGGAAAACTCTTAGAAAATCTCCTTTTCAGGGAGCTCCTTTTAAGTTACGGAAAAATTTTCTTTTATAAGGGAAAAAAAGAGTGTGACTTTGTGGCCTTTAAAGGTGAAAAGCCTTTCCTGTTTCAGGTTGCCTATACGTTAGAAGAGGAGAAGACTTTAAAAAGGGAGGTTGGAGCTCTCATAGAAGCCTGCAACTTCTTTTCCCAAAAAGAAGGACTGATAATAACCTACGACGAAGAAAAGGAAATAGAGAAGGACGGAATCAAGATAAAAATTGTCCCGGCTTGGAAATTTCTAATGTCATCGTAG